From the Gossypium hirsutum isolate 1008001.06 chromosome A02, Gossypium_hirsutum_v2.1, whole genome shotgun sequence genome, the window GACGAACTTTACTTACTACTTTTAATCATTTGTAACTGTTTAAGCTTCAAATTTTGAATAACAAAGAGGTATTTATGATGGCCATTGCATTTGAACTTGGAATAGCATGGAAACAATCACCTAGAGTGACTTGTGGGAATTAGATTTTTGTCTGGTTTGAGGTTTGTTCAACAGATAGGTGTAATTTGGGATTTTAAGGTTTTGTTTGTTGCGATCTGTCTATGTTTATGTTTTTAGGATGGGTCATTTTGTACCTGCTGATTACTTTATTTTTATGCAGCTTTCATAGTTGTTGTACTagcaaaaaaaaacaataagtcaaataatatatattttattttttaagttcatGGTTATTGGCAGTGTCTGAATATGcttactaaatttatcattttaaaatatgatttatgattaaaaaaaaagtcatgtAAAAGTGTGTAGTTTTTTGCCTTAAGCAATCGGTAGTTCAATTGTCTTTTGGTCTACTATTGTTATCATCACAAAATTAACTTGTAATGGTCTCAATTGAAAATTATTGTCAATCTCATTTTGTTAATAGcagaaacaaaaaatgaaaccatatatatattatagtaaaGGTTCCAAGTAGGTGCCATTGTTTGTCCATTGGGTTTTTTTCCACTGCCATTATAATTGTGCCATAATCTAACAACTATTGGTAGCTTAAATTGATCTTtaaaaaacatacatacatatgtacGCATGTAGTCTTATTATTAAGAATAGAGATCAAGTTCAATTGAATATTGTATataaccaaattgaataaaatcgtTTATTTATcagttttcttaagttttttttaaaatatatatttattctataatatttaaaaattttcactaattggaaaataaaatataataatcacAAATATGTGTAGGATGCAAAATTTGTTCTATTTGGTACTACAGATTATGATAAATATCTCTTGAATTATgcctttttgttattatttatgtTGGGTTTGGTTAGTTAACTCTATTCTTTTTAGTCATGATAACTTTAGGCATTGCTTGAGTCATTGCTtgagaaaattatatatatatatgtatgcactTTAGACAAGATAACTTTTGTCATATATGTGCCCTTATGAAAAGTTTATGTATTTTTTGTAGTGATCAAATATTTGTGTGAtattattttgtgtagatggatcgtaatCAACATCAAAATGCAATTGTCGGAGTcgtggcttcagttttagcttttggggctctctggataaaaaaattaaaaactaggaaGGAAATTACTTCTCACCCTCGTGTAaatcgagattatgaaagagaaaattatattaatagtattttatatagtggtgaccgGCATTGTATTGATATGATAAGGATGAGACCGGTTGCattttttaatttgtgtgatattcttagtagaaataatttgttacaatcaactaaatcggtgaatattagggagcaagtagttatatttttatatataattggtcataatgtaaggtttcgagtgataggatctagatattatagatcaactgaGACAATTCACCgttactttagggttgtattgagagctgttttgaaattgtataagctagttattagattacctgatgagtcaactcctagtgaaatcagaaacaatccaaggttttatccttattttaaagattgtattggagcattagatggaactcatgttcgtgcatccgttccacttaacattcaaggaagatttcgtagccgtaaaggggggacgacacaaaatgtattggctgccattacatttgatttgaaattttcctatgttctagctggttgggaaggtagtgcacatgattctcgtattttaagtgatgcactttcacgcCCAAGAGGATTAAAAATTCCGGAAGGTAagaattataaaacattaaataccaaatagttctactaagctcataatttattagtaataattatgttttgtcaaattgtaggtaaatattatcttgctgatgctggatatggcaTCCGTAATGGATATATTATCCCATATCGTGGTGttcgatatcatttaaaagagtttagtgcTCAGGGGCCTGAAAATGAaaaggaactctttaatcttcgtcattcatcattgcgaatcactattgaacgtgtttttgggattttgaagaaacggtttcgtgtattagatgctgaaccattttggaattttcaaactcaagtagatatagttttggcttgttgcatcattcataatcatatcatgggagttgatcctagtgatttacttaatcaagaaTTATACGAGGAGCCTGAGTCTGATTTGATAATATCAACTCTTACGGAgtgagaagaaagagaagaagcaagagaatggtctgctaagagagatgaaattgcacaaactatgtggactgattatatggctagaaatattatgtaggtttagggcttagggttgTAGTTTCTATATTAggtatgttttattaatttttttttgttaatgttggattctgaaattttagtttattatgtTTGTTGGATTCTAAAATTATTATGTCTTGAttttgttagatattgattatgtttcaagcttgttagatattgaatttattatgttttaagcttgttggatattgaaatgattgacaatgacaattattaatgtagaatgggtaagggcaacCAAGAAGGAacctccaagcaattcaggtggacaaaaccgatggaacatctttttcttgaaattttagctgAGGAGGCCCAgaaaggaaataagccttctaatacTTTCAAAGCAGCTTCTATTAATCGAGTTGTCGAAGCTATTTCTGAAAAATTTCAAGTCCAATGCGATGCAAAAcatgtggaaaatcatttgaggactgtaAAGAAACAGTGGCAAATTATATGCACAATTCAgggtgaaagtggttttggatgggttgataacatgaa encodes:
- the LOC107951574 gene encoding putative nuclease HARBI1, with protein sequence MDRNQHQNAIVGVVASVLAFGALWIKKLKTRKEITSHPRVNRDYERENYINSILYSGDRHCIDMIRMRPVAFFNLCDILSRNNLLQSTKSVNIREQVVIFLYIIGHNVRFRVIGSRYYRSTETIHRYFRVVLRAVLKLYKLVIRLPDESTPSEIRNNPRFYPYFKDCIGALDGTHVRASVPLNIQGRFRSRKGGTTQNVLAAITFDLKFSYVLAGWEGSAHDSRILSDALSRPRGLKIPEGKYYLADAGYGIRNGYIIPYRGVRYHLKEFSAQGPENEKELFNLRHSSLRITIERVFGILKKRFRVLDAEPFWNFQTQVDIVLACCIIHNHIMGVDPSDLLNQELYEEPESDLIISTLTE